In Carassius gibelio isolate Cgi1373 ecotype wild population from Czech Republic chromosome B20, carGib1.2-hapl.c, whole genome shotgun sequence, the following are encoded in one genomic region:
- the prg4b gene encoding proteoglycan 4b isoform X15: protein MATYLSLLLLFAYASTGSSDPSSCKGRCGAGYYRGSLCQCDYECLSLNECCSDFTQFCTTSDSCKGRCGEPFHRSNPCHCDIDCVSYKQCCPDYENMCLVEDTALKPRKTATAAQRTANLCLNIKNKKSTETSNEDMTNDEGTGEPTEGPPSTEPTEDPASPEPTESPPSTEPTESPPSTEPTESPPSTEPTEVPSGTEPTEGPSGTEPTEFPTVEPIESPSSTEPIEVPSNAEPTESPSSTEPTEVPSNAEPTESPSSTEPTEVPSTAEPTGGPPSTAPTEVSSSAEPTGGPPSTAPTEISSSAEPTGGPPSTAPTEVSSSAEPTGGPPSTAPTDVSSSAEPTGGPPSIAPTEIPLSVEPTEAPLNTAPTEVSSSAEPTEYSVSEMTTKAQSEDPKESSSPRDPSDIIPIKPTEKPLKPISEKDGKKDSIKDYQADDYDSNLCSGRPVSGLTTLRNGTIVVFRGHYFWTLDKQRNPDPPQLITKVWGIPSPIDSVYTRCNCEGKTYFFKGRNYWRFDNGMMDPGFPKSISQGFGQIGHITAALSIPEYRSRKESVIFFRRGGMAQKYTYQVTPNCGKEPKYPAFRVWTRARRQAVSALGPVISISKTWRGFPTIVTSAVSVPSRVKEGYKYYVFSQNKYYSMKMEREKPVILKPATGPKENLATSFFKCPETQKN, encoded by the exons ATGGCTACATATCTGTCCTTACTGCTGCTGTTTGCTTATGCCTCCACAGGCTCTTCAGATCCAA GTAGCTGTAAGGGTCGTTGTGGAGCTGGCTACTACAGAGGAAGTTTGTGCCAGTGTGACTACGAGTGTCTGAGCTTAAATGAGTGCTGTTCGGACTTTACACAGTTTTGTACTACAA GTGACTCTTGCAAAGGACGCTGTGGGGAGCCTTTTCATAGAAGCAATCCATGTCACTGTGATATTGACTGTGTCTCATACAAACAGTGCTGCCCTGATTATGAGAACATGTGCTTGGTGGAAG ATACTGCCTTAAAACCAAGAAAAACTGCCACCGCAGCTCAAAGGACTGCTAACTTATGCCTaaacataaagaataaaaagtctACAG aaaccTCCAATGAGGACATGACCAATGATGAAGGGACTGGAG AACCAACAGAAGGTCCTCCAAGCACAGAACCAACAGAAGATCCAGCAAGCCCAGAACCAACAGAAAGTCCTCCAAGCACAGAACCAACAGAAAGTCCTCCAAGCACAGAACCAACAGAAAGTCCTCCAAGCACAGAACCAACAGAAGTTCCATCAGGCACAGAACCAACAGAAGGTCCATCTGGTACTGAACCAACAGAATTTCCAACCGTGGAACCAATAGAAAGTCCATCAAGCACAGAACCAATAGAAGTTCCATCAAACGCAGAACCAACAGAAAGTCCATCAAGCACAGAACCAACAGAAGTTCCATCAAACGCAGAACCAACAGAAAGTCCATCAAGCACAGAACCAACAGAAGTTCCATCAACCGCAGAACCTACAGGAG GTCCTCCAAGCACAGCACCAACAGAAGTTTCTTCAAGTGCAGAACCAACAGGAGGTCCTCCAAGCACAGCACCAACAGAAATTTCTTCAAGTGCAGAACCAACAGGAG GTCCTCCAAGCACAGCACCAACAGAAGTTTCATCAAGTGCAGAACCAACAGGAGGTCCTCCAAGCACAGCACCAACAGATGTTTCTTCAAGTGCAGAACCAACAGGAGGTCCTCCAAGCATAGCACCAACAGAAATTCCATTAAGCGTAGAACCAACAGAAGCTCCTCTAAACACAGCACCAACAGAAGTTTCTTCAAGTGCAGAACCAACAGAATATTCTGTCAGTGAAATGACAACAAAGGCACAGAGTGAAGACCCAAAGGAATCGTCATCTCCCAGGGATCCTAGTGACATTATTCCAATCAAACCAACAGAAAAACCTCTTAAACCTATCTCAGAAAAGGATGGCAAAAAAGATAGTATTAAAGATTATCAAGCTG atgacTATGACTCTAACCTCTGCAGTGGGCGTCCAGTCAGTGGTTTGACTACTCTAAGAAATGGTACCATTGTGGTGTTCAGAG GACATTATTTTTGGACACTGGACAAACAGAGAAATCCTGATCCTCCTCAGTTAATTACAAAGGTGTGGGGAATCCCATCTCCCATCGACTCGGTTTACACCCGCTGCAACTGCGAGGGCAAAACCTACTTCTTCAAG GGAAGGAACTACTGGAGATTTGACAATGGTATGATGGATCCGGGCTTTCCCAAATCCATCAGCCAGGGCTTCGGACAGATTGGTCATATCACAGCTGCTTTATCTATACCTGAGTACAGAAGCAGAAAAGAGTCGGTAATCTTCTTCAGAAGAG GTGGAATGGCACAAAAGTACACATACCAGGTTACTCCAAACTGTGGAAAAGAGCCAAAATATCCTGCGTTTAGAGTGTGGACGAGAGCCAGACGACAAGCTG TTTCAGCTCTGGGGCCAGTGATCAGTATCTCAAAGACCTGGAGAGGATTTCCGACCATAGTGACCTCAGCTGTGTCTGTTCCCTCAAGAGTGAAAGAGGGCTACAAGTATTACGTATTCTCTCAAA ACAAGTATTACAGCATGAAAATGGAAAGAGAAAAACCAGTAATCCTAAAACCTGCTACTGGTCCAAAGGAAAACTTAGCAACCAGCTTCTTTAAATGCCCAGAAACCCAGAAAAACTGA
- the prg4b gene encoding proteoglycan 4b isoform X3, whose amino-acid sequence MATYLSLLLLFAYASTGSSDPSSCKGRCGAGYYRGSLCQCDYECLSLNECCSDFTQFCTTSDSCKGRCGEPFHRSNPCHCDIDCVSYKQCCPDYENMCLVEDTALKPRKTATAAQRTANLCLNIKNKKSTETSNEDMTNDEGTGEPTEGPPSTEPTEDPASPEPTESPPSTEPTESPPSTEPTESPPSTEPTEVPSGTEPTEGPSGTEPTEFPTVEPIESPSSTEPIEVPSNAEPTESPSSTEPTEVPSNAEPTESPSSTEPTEVPSTAEPTGGPPSTAPTEVSSSAEPTGGPPSTAPTEVSSSAEPTGGPPSTAPTEISSSAEPTGGPPSIAPTEISSSAEPTGGPPSTAPTEVSSSAEPTGGPPSIAPTEIPLSVEPTEAPLNTAPTEVSSSAEPTEYSVSEMTTKAQSEDPKESSSPRDPSDIIPIKPTEKPLKPISEKDGKKDSIKDYQADDYDSNLCSGRPVSGLTTLRNGTIVVFRGHYFWTLDKQRNPDPPQLITKVWGIPSPIDSVYTRCNCEGKTYFFKGRNYWRFDNGMMDPGFPKSISQGFGQIGHITAALSIPEYRSRKESVIFFRRGGMAQKYTYQVTPNCGKEPKYPAFRVWTRARRQAVSALGPVISISKTWRGFPTIVTSAVSVPSRVKEGYKYYVFSQNKYYSMKMEREKPVILKPATGPKENLATSFFKCPETQKN is encoded by the exons ATGGCTACATATCTGTCCTTACTGCTGCTGTTTGCTTATGCCTCCACAGGCTCTTCAGATCCAA GTAGCTGTAAGGGTCGTTGTGGAGCTGGCTACTACAGAGGAAGTTTGTGCCAGTGTGACTACGAGTGTCTGAGCTTAAATGAGTGCTGTTCGGACTTTACACAGTTTTGTACTACAA GTGACTCTTGCAAAGGACGCTGTGGGGAGCCTTTTCATAGAAGCAATCCATGTCACTGTGATATTGACTGTGTCTCATACAAACAGTGCTGCCCTGATTATGAGAACATGTGCTTGGTGGAAG ATACTGCCTTAAAACCAAGAAAAACTGCCACCGCAGCTCAAAGGACTGCTAACTTATGCCTaaacataaagaataaaaagtctACAG aaaccTCCAATGAGGACATGACCAATGATGAAGGGACTGGAG AACCAACAGAAGGTCCTCCAAGCACAGAACCAACAGAAGATCCAGCAAGCCCAGAACCAACAGAAAGTCCTCCAAGCACAGAACCAACAGAAAGTCCTCCAAGCACAGAACCAACAGAAAGTCCTCCAAGCACAGAACCAACAGAAGTTCCATCAGGCACAGAACCAACAGAAGGTCCATCTGGTACTGAACCAACAGAATTTCCAACCGTGGAACCAATAGAAAGTCCATCAAGCACAGAACCAATAGAAGTTCCATCAAACGCAGAACCAACAGAAAGTCCATCAAGCACAGAACCAACAGAAGTTCCATCAAACGCAGAACCAACAGAAAGTCCATCAAGCACAGAACCAACAGAAGTTCCATCAACCGCAGAACCTACAGGAGGTCCTCCAAGCACAGCACCAACAGAAGTTTCATCAAGTGCAGAACCAACAGGAGGTCCTCCAAGCACAGCACCAACAGAAGTTTCTTCAAGTGCAGAACCAACAGGAGGTCCTCCAAGCACAGCACCAACAGAAATTTCTTCAAGTGCAGAACCAACAGGAGGTCCTCCAAGCATAGCACCAACAGAAATTTCTTCAAGTGCAGAACCAACAGGAGGTCCTCCAAGCACAGCACCAACAGAAGTTTCATCAAGTGCAGAACCAACAGGAG GTCCTCCAAGCATAGCACCAACAGAAATTCCATTAAGCGTAGAACCAACAGAAGCTCCTCTAAACACAGCACCAACAGAAGTTTCTTCAAGTGCAGAACCAACAGAATATTCTGTCAGTGAAATGACAACAAAGGCACAGAGTGAAGACCCAAAGGAATCGTCATCTCCCAGGGATCCTAGTGACATTATTCCAATCAAACCAACAGAAAAACCTCTTAAACCTATCTCAGAAAAGGATGGCAAAAAAGATAGTATTAAAGATTATCAAGCTG atgacTATGACTCTAACCTCTGCAGTGGGCGTCCAGTCAGTGGTTTGACTACTCTAAGAAATGGTACCATTGTGGTGTTCAGAG GACATTATTTTTGGACACTGGACAAACAGAGAAATCCTGATCCTCCTCAGTTAATTACAAAGGTGTGGGGAATCCCATCTCCCATCGACTCGGTTTACACCCGCTGCAACTGCGAGGGCAAAACCTACTTCTTCAAG GGAAGGAACTACTGGAGATTTGACAATGGTATGATGGATCCGGGCTTTCCCAAATCCATCAGCCAGGGCTTCGGACAGATTGGTCATATCACAGCTGCTTTATCTATACCTGAGTACAGAAGCAGAAAAGAGTCGGTAATCTTCTTCAGAAGAG GTGGAATGGCACAAAAGTACACATACCAGGTTACTCCAAACTGTGGAAAAGAGCCAAAATATCCTGCGTTTAGAGTGTGGACGAGAGCCAGACGACAAGCTG TTTCAGCTCTGGGGCCAGTGATCAGTATCTCAAAGACCTGGAGAGGATTTCCGACCATAGTGACCTCAGCTGTGTCTGTTCCCTCAAGAGTGAAAGAGGGCTACAAGTATTACGTATTCTCTCAAA ACAAGTATTACAGCATGAAAATGGAAAGAGAAAAACCAGTAATCCTAAAACCTGCTACTGGTCCAAAGGAAAACTTAGCAACCAGCTTCTTTAAATGCCCAGAAACCCAGAAAAACTGA
- the prg4b gene encoding proteoglycan 4b isoform X28: protein MATYLSLLLLFAYASTGSSDPSSCKGRCGAGYYRGSLCQCDYECLSLNECCSDFTQFCTTSDSCKGRCGEPFHRSNPCHCDIDCVSYKQCCPDYENMCLVEDTALKPRKTATAAQRTANLCLNIKNKKSTETSNEDMTNDEGTGEPTEGPPSTEPTEDPASPEPTESPPSTEPTESPPSTEPTESPPSTEPTEVPSGTEPTEGPSGTEPTEFPTVEPIESPSSTEPIEVPSNAEPTESPSSTEPTEVPSNAEPTESPSSTEPTEVPSTAEPTGGPPSTAPTEVSSSAEPTGGPPSTAPTDVSSSAEPTGGPPSIAPTEIPLSVEPTEAPLNTAPTEVSSSAEPTEYSVSEMTTKAQSEDPKESSSPRDPSDIIPIKPTEKPLKPISEKDGKKDSIKDYQADDYDSNLCSGRPVSGLTTLRNGTIVVFRGHYFWTLDKQRNPDPPQLITKVWGIPSPIDSVYTRCNCEGKTYFFKGRNYWRFDNGMMDPGFPKSISQGFGQIGHITAALSIPEYRSRKESVIFFRRGGMAQKYTYQVTPNCGKEPKYPAFRVWTRARRQAVSALGPVISISKTWRGFPTIVTSAVSVPSRVKEGYKYYVFSQNKYYSMKMEREKPVILKPATGPKENLATSFFKCPETQKN, encoded by the exons ATGGCTACATATCTGTCCTTACTGCTGCTGTTTGCTTATGCCTCCACAGGCTCTTCAGATCCAA GTAGCTGTAAGGGTCGTTGTGGAGCTGGCTACTACAGAGGAAGTTTGTGCCAGTGTGACTACGAGTGTCTGAGCTTAAATGAGTGCTGTTCGGACTTTACACAGTTTTGTACTACAA GTGACTCTTGCAAAGGACGCTGTGGGGAGCCTTTTCATAGAAGCAATCCATGTCACTGTGATATTGACTGTGTCTCATACAAACAGTGCTGCCCTGATTATGAGAACATGTGCTTGGTGGAAG ATACTGCCTTAAAACCAAGAAAAACTGCCACCGCAGCTCAAAGGACTGCTAACTTATGCCTaaacataaagaataaaaagtctACAG aaaccTCCAATGAGGACATGACCAATGATGAAGGGACTGGAG AACCAACAGAAGGTCCTCCAAGCACAGAACCAACAGAAGATCCAGCAAGCCCAGAACCAACAGAAAGTCCTCCAAGCACAGAACCAACAGAAAGTCCTCCAAGCACAGAACCAACAGAAAGTCCTCCAAGCACAGAACCAACAGAAGTTCCATCAGGCACAGAACCAACAGAAGGTCCATCTGGTACTGAACCAACAGAATTTCCAACCGTGGAACCAATAGAAAGTCCATCAAGCACAGAACCAATAGAAGTTCCATCAAACGCAGAACCAACAGAAAGTCCATCAAGCACAGAACCAACAGAAGTTCCATCAAACGCAGAACCAACAGAAAGTCCATCAAGCACAGAACCAACAGAAGTTCCATCAACCGCAGAACCTACAGGAG GTCCTCCAAGCACAGCACCAACAGAAGTTTCTTCAAGTGCAGAACCAACAGGAG GTCCTCCAAGCACAGCACCAACAGATGTTTCTTCAAGTGCAGAACCAACAGGAGGTCCTCCAAGCATAGCACCAACAGAAATTCCATTAAGCGTAGAACCAACAGAAGCTCCTCTAAACACAGCACCAACAGAAGTTTCTTCAAGTGCAGAACCAACAGAATATTCTGTCAGTGAAATGACAACAAAGGCACAGAGTGAAGACCCAAAGGAATCGTCATCTCCCAGGGATCCTAGTGACATTATTCCAATCAAACCAACAGAAAAACCTCTTAAACCTATCTCAGAAAAGGATGGCAAAAAAGATAGTATTAAAGATTATCAAGCTG atgacTATGACTCTAACCTCTGCAGTGGGCGTCCAGTCAGTGGTTTGACTACTCTAAGAAATGGTACCATTGTGGTGTTCAGAG GACATTATTTTTGGACACTGGACAAACAGAGAAATCCTGATCCTCCTCAGTTAATTACAAAGGTGTGGGGAATCCCATCTCCCATCGACTCGGTTTACACCCGCTGCAACTGCGAGGGCAAAACCTACTTCTTCAAG GGAAGGAACTACTGGAGATTTGACAATGGTATGATGGATCCGGGCTTTCCCAAATCCATCAGCCAGGGCTTCGGACAGATTGGTCATATCACAGCTGCTTTATCTATACCTGAGTACAGAAGCAGAAAAGAGTCGGTAATCTTCTTCAGAAGAG GTGGAATGGCACAAAAGTACACATACCAGGTTACTCCAAACTGTGGAAAAGAGCCAAAATATCCTGCGTTTAGAGTGTGGACGAGAGCCAGACGACAAGCTG TTTCAGCTCTGGGGCCAGTGATCAGTATCTCAAAGACCTGGAGAGGATTTCCGACCATAGTGACCTCAGCTGTGTCTGTTCCCTCAAGAGTGAAAGAGGGCTACAAGTATTACGTATTCTCTCAAA ACAAGTATTACAGCATGAAAATGGAAAGAGAAAAACCAGTAATCCTAAAACCTGCTACTGGTCCAAAGGAAAACTTAGCAACCAGCTTCTTTAAATGCCCAGAAACCCAGAAAAACTGA
- the prg4b gene encoding proteoglycan 4b isoform X20, which produces MATYLSLLLLFAYASTGSSDPSSCKGRCGAGYYRGSLCQCDYECLSLNECCSDFTQFCTTSDSCKGRCGEPFHRSNPCHCDIDCVSYKQCCPDYENMCLVEDTALKPRKTATAAQRTANLCLNIKNKKSTETSNEDMTNDEGTGEPTEGPPSTEPTEDPASPEPTESPPSTEPTESPPSTEPTESPPSTEPTEVPSGTEPTEGPSGTEPTEFPTVEPIESPSSTEPIEVPSNAEPTESPSSTEPTEVPSNAEPTESPSSTEPTEVPSTAEPTGGPPSTAPTEVSSSAEPTGGPPSTAPTEVSSSAEPTGGPPSTAPTDVSSSAEPTGGPPSIAPTEIPLSVEPTEAPLNTAPTEVSSSAEPTEYSVSEMTTKAQSEDPKESSSPRDPSDIIPIKPTEKPLKPISEKDGKKDSIKDYQADDYDSNLCSGRPVSGLTTLRNGTIVVFRGHYFWTLDKQRNPDPPQLITKVWGIPSPIDSVYTRCNCEGKTYFFKGRNYWRFDNGMMDPGFPKSISQGFGQIGHITAALSIPEYRSRKESVIFFRRGGMAQKYTYQVTPNCGKEPKYPAFRVWTRARRQAVSALGPVISISKTWRGFPTIVTSAVSVPSRVKEGYKYYVFSQNKYYSMKMEREKPVILKPATGPKENLATSFFKCPETQKN; this is translated from the exons ATGGCTACATATCTGTCCTTACTGCTGCTGTTTGCTTATGCCTCCACAGGCTCTTCAGATCCAA GTAGCTGTAAGGGTCGTTGTGGAGCTGGCTACTACAGAGGAAGTTTGTGCCAGTGTGACTACGAGTGTCTGAGCTTAAATGAGTGCTGTTCGGACTTTACACAGTTTTGTACTACAA GTGACTCTTGCAAAGGACGCTGTGGGGAGCCTTTTCATAGAAGCAATCCATGTCACTGTGATATTGACTGTGTCTCATACAAACAGTGCTGCCCTGATTATGAGAACATGTGCTTGGTGGAAG ATACTGCCTTAAAACCAAGAAAAACTGCCACCGCAGCTCAAAGGACTGCTAACTTATGCCTaaacataaagaataaaaagtctACAG aaaccTCCAATGAGGACATGACCAATGATGAAGGGACTGGAG AACCAACAGAAGGTCCTCCAAGCACAGAACCAACAGAAGATCCAGCAAGCCCAGAACCAACAGAAAGTCCTCCAAGCACAGAACCAACAGAAAGTCCTCCAAGCACAGAACCAACAGAAAGTCCTCCAAGCACAGAACCAACAGAAGTTCCATCAGGCACAGAACCAACAGAAGGTCCATCTGGTACTGAACCAACAGAATTTCCAACCGTGGAACCAATAGAAAGTCCATCAAGCACAGAACCAATAGAAGTTCCATCAAACGCAGAACCAACAGAAAGTCCATCAAGCACAGAACCAACAGAAGTTCCATCAAACGCAGAACCAACAGAAAGTCCATCAAGCACAGAACCAACAGAAGTTCCATCAACCGCAGAACCTACAGGAGGTCCTCCAAGCACAGCACCAACAGAAGTTTCATCAAGTGCAGAACCAACAGGAGGTCCTCCAAGCACAGCACCAACAGAAGTTTCTTCAAGTGCAGAACCAACAGGAG GTCCTCCAAGCACAGCACCAACAGATGTTTCTTCAAGTGCAGAACCAACAGGAGGTCCTCCAAGCATAGCACCAACAGAAATTCCATTAAGCGTAGAACCAACAGAAGCTCCTCTAAACACAGCACCAACAGAAGTTTCTTCAAGTGCAGAACCAACAGAATATTCTGTCAGTGAAATGACAACAAAGGCACAGAGTGAAGACCCAAAGGAATCGTCATCTCCCAGGGATCCTAGTGACATTATTCCAATCAAACCAACAGAAAAACCTCTTAAACCTATCTCAGAAAAGGATGGCAAAAAAGATAGTATTAAAGATTATCAAGCTG atgacTATGACTCTAACCTCTGCAGTGGGCGTCCAGTCAGTGGTTTGACTACTCTAAGAAATGGTACCATTGTGGTGTTCAGAG GACATTATTTTTGGACACTGGACAAACAGAGAAATCCTGATCCTCCTCAGTTAATTACAAAGGTGTGGGGAATCCCATCTCCCATCGACTCGGTTTACACCCGCTGCAACTGCGAGGGCAAAACCTACTTCTTCAAG GGAAGGAACTACTGGAGATTTGACAATGGTATGATGGATCCGGGCTTTCCCAAATCCATCAGCCAGGGCTTCGGACAGATTGGTCATATCACAGCTGCTTTATCTATACCTGAGTACAGAAGCAGAAAAGAGTCGGTAATCTTCTTCAGAAGAG GTGGAATGGCACAAAAGTACACATACCAGGTTACTCCAAACTGTGGAAAAGAGCCAAAATATCCTGCGTTTAGAGTGTGGACGAGAGCCAGACGACAAGCTG TTTCAGCTCTGGGGCCAGTGATCAGTATCTCAAAGACCTGGAGAGGATTTCCGACCATAGTGACCTCAGCTGTGTCTGTTCCCTCAAGAGTGAAAGAGGGCTACAAGTATTACGTATTCTCTCAAA ACAAGTATTACAGCATGAAAATGGAAAGAGAAAAACCAGTAATCCTAAAACCTGCTACTGGTCCAAAGGAAAACTTAGCAACCAGCTTCTTTAAATGCCCAGAAACCCAGAAAAACTGA
- the prg4b gene encoding proteoglycan 4b isoform X14 has protein sequence MATYLSLLLLFAYASTGSSDPSSCKGRCGAGYYRGSLCQCDYECLSLNECCSDFTQFCTTSDSCKGRCGEPFHRSNPCHCDIDCVSYKQCCPDYENMCLVEDTALKPRKTATAAQRTANLCLNIKNKKSTETSNEDMTNDEGTGEPTEGPPSTEPTEDPASPEPTESPPSTEPTESPPSTEPTESPPSTEPTEVPSGTEPTEGPSGTEPTEFPTVEPIESPSSTEPIEVPSNAEPTESPSSTEPTEVPSNAEPTESPPSTAPTEVSSSAEPTGGPPSTAPTEISSSAEPTGGPPSIAPTEISSSAEPTGGPPSTAPTEVSSSAEPTGGPPSTAPTDVSSSAEPTGGPPSIAPTEIPLSVEPTEAPLNTAPTEVSSSAEPTEYSVSEMTTKAQSEDPKESSSPRDPSDIIPIKPTEKPLKPISEKDGKKDSIKDYQADDYDSNLCSGRPVSGLTTLRNGTIVVFRGHYFWTLDKQRNPDPPQLITKVWGIPSPIDSVYTRCNCEGKTYFFKGRNYWRFDNGMMDPGFPKSISQGFGQIGHITAALSIPEYRSRKESVIFFRRGGMAQKYTYQVTPNCGKEPKYPAFRVWTRARRQAVSALGPVISISKTWRGFPTIVTSAVSVPSRVKEGYKYYVFSQNKYYSMKMEREKPVILKPATGPKENLATSFFKCPETQKN, from the exons ATGGCTACATATCTGTCCTTACTGCTGCTGTTTGCTTATGCCTCCACAGGCTCTTCAGATCCAA GTAGCTGTAAGGGTCGTTGTGGAGCTGGCTACTACAGAGGAAGTTTGTGCCAGTGTGACTACGAGTGTCTGAGCTTAAATGAGTGCTGTTCGGACTTTACACAGTTTTGTACTACAA GTGACTCTTGCAAAGGACGCTGTGGGGAGCCTTTTCATAGAAGCAATCCATGTCACTGTGATATTGACTGTGTCTCATACAAACAGTGCTGCCCTGATTATGAGAACATGTGCTTGGTGGAAG ATACTGCCTTAAAACCAAGAAAAACTGCCACCGCAGCTCAAAGGACTGCTAACTTATGCCTaaacataaagaataaaaagtctACAG aaaccTCCAATGAGGACATGACCAATGATGAAGGGACTGGAG AACCAACAGAAGGTCCTCCAAGCACAGAACCAACAGAAGATCCAGCAAGCCCAGAACCAACAGAAAGTCCTCCAAGCACAGAACCAACAGAAAGTCCTCCAAGCACAGAACCAACAGAAAGTCCTCCAAGCACAGAACCAACAGAAGTTCCATCAGGCACAGAACCAACAGAAGGTCCATCTGGTACTGAACCAACAGAATTTCCAACCGTGGAACCAATAGAAAGTCCATCAAGCACAGAACCAATAGAAGTTCCATCAAACGCAGAACCAACAGAAAGTCCATCAAGCACAGAACCAACAGAAGTTCCATCAAACGCAGAACCAACAGAAA GTCCTCCAAGCACAGCACCAACAGAAGTTTCTTCAAGTGCAGAACCAACAGGAGGTCCTCCAAGCACAGCACCAACAGAAATTTCTTCAAGTGCAGAACCAACAGGAGGTCCTCCAAGCATAGCACCAACAGAAATTTCTTCAAGTGCAGAACCAACAGGAGGTCCTCCAAGCACAGCACCAACAGAAGTTTCATCAAGTGCAGAACCAACAGGAGGTCCTCCAAGCACAGCACCAACAGATGTTTCTTCAAGTGCAGAACCAACAGGAGGTCCTCCAAGCATAGCACCAACAGAAATTCCATTAAGCGTAGAACCAACAGAAGCTCCTCTAAACACAGCACCAACAGAAGTTTCTTCAAGTGCAGAACCAACAGAATATTCTGTCAGTGAAATGACAACAAAGGCACAGAGTGAAGACCCAAAGGAATCGTCATCTCCCAGGGATCCTAGTGACATTATTCCAATCAAACCAACAGAAAAACCTCTTAAACCTATCTCAGAAAAGGATGGCAAAAAAGATAGTATTAAAGATTATCAAGCTG atgacTATGACTCTAACCTCTGCAGTGGGCGTCCAGTCAGTGGTTTGACTACTCTAAGAAATGGTACCATTGTGGTGTTCAGAG GACATTATTTTTGGACACTGGACAAACAGAGAAATCCTGATCCTCCTCAGTTAATTACAAAGGTGTGGGGAATCCCATCTCCCATCGACTCGGTTTACACCCGCTGCAACTGCGAGGGCAAAACCTACTTCTTCAAG GGAAGGAACTACTGGAGATTTGACAATGGTATGATGGATCCGGGCTTTCCCAAATCCATCAGCCAGGGCTTCGGACAGATTGGTCATATCACAGCTGCTTTATCTATACCTGAGTACAGAAGCAGAAAAGAGTCGGTAATCTTCTTCAGAAGAG GTGGAATGGCACAAAAGTACACATACCAGGTTACTCCAAACTGTGGAAAAGAGCCAAAATATCCTGCGTTTAGAGTGTGGACGAGAGCCAGACGACAAGCTG TTTCAGCTCTGGGGCCAGTGATCAGTATCTCAAAGACCTGGAGAGGATTTCCGACCATAGTGACCTCAGCTGTGTCTGTTCCCTCAAGAGTGAAAGAGGGCTACAAGTATTACGTATTCTCTCAAA ACAAGTATTACAGCATGAAAATGGAAAGAGAAAAACCAGTAATCCTAAAACCTGCTACTGGTCCAAAGGAAAACTTAGCAACCAGCTTCTTTAAATGCCCAGAAACCCAGAAAAACTGA